One stretch of Cervus canadensis isolate Bull #8, Minnesota chromosome 5, ASM1932006v1, whole genome shotgun sequence DNA includes these proteins:
- the SLC1A4 gene encoding neutral amino acid transporter A → MEKSSETNGYLDSAQEGPAAGPGEPGTTAGRAGRCAGFLRRHGLVLLTVSGVVAGAGLGAALRGLKLNRTQVTYLAFPGEMLLRMLRMIILPLVVCSLVSGAASLDASSLGRLGGIAIAYFGLTTLGASALAVALAFIIKPGSGAQTLQSSDLGLEDSGPPPVPKETVDSFLDLTRNLFPSNLVVAAFRTYATDYREVTHNTSAGNMTIEKIPIGTEIEGMNILGLVLFALVLGVALKKLGSEGEELIRFFNAFNEATMVLVSWIMWYVPVGIMFLVGSKIVEMKDIIMLVTSLGKYIFTSILGHFIHGGIVLPLIYFVFTRKNPFRFLLGLLTPFATAFATCSSSATLPSMMKCIEENNGVDKRISRFILPIGATVNMDGAAIFQCVAAVFIAQLNNVELRAGQIFTILVTATASSVGAAGVPAGGVLTIAIILEAIGLPTHDLSLILAVDWIVDRTTTVVNVEGDALGAGILHHLNQKAMKRGEQELSEVKVEAIPNCKSEEETSPLVTHPNPAGPAASTPESKESVL, encoded by the exons ATGGAGAAAAGCAGCGAGACCAACGGCTACCTAGACAGCGCCCAGGAGGGGCCTGCAGCGGGGCCTGGCGAGCCCGGGACCACTGCTGGACGCGCGGGGCGCTGCGCCGGCTTCCTGCGGCGCCACGGGCTCGTGCTGCTCACGGTGTCCGGGGTGGTGGCGGGTGCCGGCCTGGGCGCGGCGTTGCGTGGACTCAAGCTGAATCGCACACAGGTCACCTACCTGGCCTTTCCGGGCGAGATGCTGCTCCGCATGCTGCGTATGATCATCCTGCCGCTGGTGGTCTGCAGCCTGGTGTCGGGCGCCGCCTCCCTCGACGCCAGCTCTCTCGGGCGCCTGGGCGGCATCGCCATCGCCTACTTCGGCCTCACCACGCTAGGAGCCTCGGCTCTCGCAGTCGCTTTGGCGTTCATCATCAAACCTGGATCTGGCGCACAGACACTTCAGTCCAGCGACCTGGGTCTGGAGGATTCGGGGCCCCCACCGGTCCCCAAAGAGACAGTGGACTCCTTCCTTGACCTGACCAG AAACCTGTTTCCTTCAAATCTTGTGGTTGCAGCTTTCCGGACG TATGCAACTGACTACAGAGAGGTGACCCACAACACGAGCGCTGGAAACATGACCATTGAAAAA ATCCCCATTGGCACCGAAATTGAAGGGATGAACATTTTAGGATTGGTCCTTTTTGCCCTGGTATTAGGAGTGGCCCTGAAGAAACTCGGCTCTGAAGGAGAAGAGCTCATTCGTTTTTTCAATGCCTTCAATGAGGCGACCATGGTGCTGGTGTCATGGATTATGTG GTACGTACCTGTGGGCATCATGTTCCTGGTTGGAAGCAAGATTGTTGAAATGAAGGACATCATCATGCTGGTGACCAGCCTGGGGAAATACATCTTCACGTCTATATTGGGCCATTTTATTCACGGAGGAATTGTTCtgccacttatttattttgtcttcacgAGAAAAAACCCATTTAGGTTCCTCCTGGGCCTCCTCACACCGTTTGCAACAGCGTTTGCCACCTGCTCCAG CTCGGCAACCCTTCCCTCTATGATGAAGTGCATTGAAGAAAACAATGGTGTAGACAAGAGGATCAGCCGGTTCATTCTCCCCATCGGGGCCACTGTGAACATGGATGGCGCAGCCATCTTCCAGTGCGTGGCTGCAGTGTTCATTGCCCAGCTCAACAACGTGGAGCTGAGAGCTGGACAGATTTTCACCATTCT AGTGACTGCCACGGCATCCAGTGTTGGAGCAGCAGGCGTGCCCGCTGGAGGGGTCCTCACCATTGCCATTATCCTGGAGGCCATCGGGCTTCCCACTCATGACCTCTCTCTGATCCTGGCTGTGGACTGGATTGT GGACCGCACCACCACCGTGGTGAACGTGGAGGGCGACGCCCTGGGTGCGGGCATCCTCCACCACCTGAATCAGAAGGCGATGAAGAGAGGGGAGCAGGAGCTGAGCGAGGTCAAAGTGGAGGCCATCCCTAACTGCAAGTCGGAGGAGGAGACGTCGCCCCTGGTGACACACCCAAACCCCGCCGGCCCAGCAGCCAGCACCCCAGAGTCCAAGGAGTCGGTTCTGTGA